The following coding sequences are from one Myxococcales bacterium window:
- the pilM gene encoding type IV pilus assembly protein PilM yields the protein MAKNCIGLDIGSNSVKAVQVKKTRSGYALQAFGMQPLLPQTIVDGTIMDQGAVIDAIRALWDRLKLRQKEVAIAIAGHSVIIKKIAVPAMRVDDIDEQIKFEAEHHIPFSKDDVEIDYHLINPLNSSGQTELLLVAAKKEVVADYAQVVRDAGLIPLVVDVAAFASQNAFEANYQLDPRETIVLINVGASISNINIVRAGTSLFTRDVTIGGNAFTEEIQKQLGVSVDEAEAYKVGAYAEGSASPGDIERVLESVAEVMAGEFQRSLDFFLATASDANVTRICLGGGSVKVASLMRAIEKRSRLTVELIDPWKRVEIDSSLDRNYLQAHGPEALIGLGLAMRAPNDKY from the coding sequence ATGGCCAAGAACTGTATCGGACTCGACATAGGCTCAAACAGCGTTAAAGCGGTGCAAGTCAAGAAGACTCGCAGCGGGTATGCGCTGCAGGCATTTGGCATGCAACCGCTGCTGCCGCAGACCATCGTCGACGGCACGATCATGGATCAAGGCGCTGTTATCGACGCCATCCGCGCGCTGTGGGATCGGCTCAAGCTGCGGCAAAAAGAGGTCGCCATCGCCATCGCCGGCCACTCGGTCATCATCAAGAAGATCGCGGTGCCCGCGATGCGCGTCGACGACATCGACGAGCAAATCAAGTTCGAGGCCGAGCACCATATCCCATTCTCCAAGGACGACGTCGAGATTGACTACCATCTCATCAATCCACTCAATTCCAGCGGCCAGACCGAGCTGCTGCTCGTGGCTGCCAAAAAAGAAGTCGTGGCCGACTATGCGCAGGTGGTGCGCGACGCCGGGCTGATTCCGCTCGTCGTTGACGTCGCGGCCTTCGCCAGCCAGAACGCCTTTGAGGCTAACTACCAGCTCGATCCGCGCGAGACCATCGTGCTCATCAATGTCGGCGCCTCGATCTCGAACATCAACATCGTCCGCGCTGGCACCAGCTTGTTTACGCGCGACGTGACCATTGGCGGCAATGCCTTTACCGAAGAAATCCAGAAGCAACTCGGCGTCAGCGTCGACGAAGCTGAGGCCTATAAGGTGGGCGCCTATGCCGAGGGCAGCGCCTCGCCTGGCGACATCGAGCGCGTGCTCGAGAGCGTCGCCGAAGTCATGGCGGGTGAGTTTCAGCGCTCGCTCGATTTTTTCTTGGCGACGGCTTCTGACGCCAACGTAACCCGCATCTGCCTGGGCGGCGGCTCGGTCAAGGTCGCATCATTGATGCGCGCCATCGAGAAGCGTTCGCGGCTCACCGTCGAGCTCATCGACCCGTGGAAACGCGTCGAAATCGATTCATCGCTTGACCGCAACTACCTGCAGGCTCACGGCCCCGAGGCCTTGATTGGCCTTGGCCTCGCGATGCGTGCGCCCAACGATAAGTACTAG
- a CDS encoding PilN domain-containing protein, with protein MIRINLLSQKRVRKPASGGQKQIVIGFAALVGVLVVAYAISYRPAQSDLATLEENKGKLEADNGQKRGRLANFQQEKDAVAEIEKRAASIELLANARSAPANFMHELSEILTPGRQPTMDKRTAKLVSEGDPNRSFSLDWDPKHVWIESFEETKGKFKLNGFAQSKPDVTQFEKRLQASLYFYDVERENDERVSAGATGISYYKFSLIGKVVY; from the coding sequence ATGATTCGCATTAACCTCCTCTCACAAAAACGCGTTCGCAAGCCCGCCAGCGGCGGGCAGAAGCAGATCGTCATCGGCTTTGCCGCGCTGGTTGGCGTCCTCGTTGTCGCGTACGCGATTTCGTACCGCCCGGCGCAGAGCGACCTTGCGACGCTTGAAGAAAACAAGGGCAAGCTCGAGGCCGACAACGGCCAGAAGCGCGGCCGGCTGGCCAATTTTCAGCAAGAAAAAGACGCCGTCGCTGAGATCGAAAAGCGCGCCGCTTCGATCGAGCTGCTCGCGAATGCGCGCTCAGCGCCGGCAAACTTTATGCACGAACTAAGCGAGATTCTCACGCCGGGCCGCCAGCCGACCATGGACAAGCGCACGGCGAAGCTGGTGTCAGAGGGCGATCCGAATCGCTCATTTTCGCTGGACTGGGATCCCAAGCACGTGTGGATCGAATCGTTTGAAGAGACCAAGGGCAAGTTCAAGCTCAATGGCTTTGCGCAATCCAAGCCTGACGTAACGCAGTTCGAGAAGCGCCTGCAGGCGTCGCTCTACTTCTATGACGTCGAGCGCGAGAATGACGAGCGCGTCTCCGCTGGCGCCACGGGCATCTCGTATTACAAGTTCTCGCTGATCGGAAAGGTGGTGTACTAA
- the pilO gene encoding type 4a pilus biogenesis protein PilO: MASLNAAINEFARRPPQFKVAVFGGLAVVLGLLYWQFLLSPINVKRDETRSAISSLEGERDKLTAQEKEYRELLDKRERLERVTKTIERVLPTDAELPAFFEMLDRRFSEAGVEARKVTRKPEVAVDSFIKVPVEIEITGTYLQIKRFFASLVAGKPVGDEGADATEAALEQDRIITVEDFSLRRATSDKRADGAELLVAKFTAATFRQEGRIAPATAAPAAAGGAKPSPTPATNPVSKAKADTTKAMGKSETRAAGTPAAGGSGKAGN, from the coding sequence ATGGCCTCGTTAAATGCCGCCATCAATGAGTTTGCCCGCCGCCCGCCGCAATTCAAGGTGGCCGTTTTCGGCGGCCTCGCGGTGGTGCTCGGGCTGCTGTACTGGCAATTCTTGCTGTCACCGATCAACGTCAAGCGCGACGAAACGCGCAGCGCCATCTCATCGCTGGAAGGCGAGCGCGACAAGCTGACCGCGCAGGAAAAAGAATATCGCGAGCTGCTCGACAAGCGCGAACGGCTTGAGCGCGTCACCAAAACCATCGAGCGCGTGCTGCCGACCGACGCCGAATTGCCGGCGTTTTTTGAGATGCTCGACCGCCGCTTTAGCGAGGCCGGCGTCGAGGCACGCAAGGTGACCCGCAAGCCCGAGGTGGCCGTCGACAGCTTTATCAAGGTGCCGGTGGAAATCGAAATCACGGGTACGTACCTGCAAATCAAGCGCTTCTTTGCGTCGCTGGTCGCGGGCAAGCCGGTTGGCGACGAGGGGGCCGACGCCACCGAGGCTGCGCTCGAACAAGATCGCATAATTACGGTAGAGGACTTCTCGCTCAGGCGGGCGACCAGTGACAAGCGCGCCGATGGTGCGGAGCTCTTGGTGGCTAAGTTTACGGCGGCGACGTTTCGGCAGGAGGGTCGCATTGCGCCGGCCACCGCCGCGCCAGCGGCAGCCGGTGGTGCCAAGCCCTCGCCGACGCCGGCCACTAACCCGGTGAGCAAGGCCAAGGCGGATACGACCAAGGCCATGGGCAAATCTGAGACGCGCGCCGCGGGGACACCCGCCGCAGGTGGCTCGGGAAAGGCAGGTAACTAG
- a CDS encoding AMIN domain-containing protein, with protein sequence MRTLNSRSTATRRIAWQILALAWGLMLPLASAVADVRNTVGALAVQAGDTPAATKVTIGGSRSATFNVYRLERPNRVVIDVSGATLAASVGGQEQATTLTSSTWAVSQVSAQQLADNGSLVRVVVTMARPGTYDVKAVGNDIHVTVTSRDAPPKGTSDGAEVVKAKAAVAQAQADTAVAKQEAETARGEAQAAKAAAEAAVKQSKAELARAEKALKASKTTGASKLQRDDAAVAVAEAKAQKDRADAALAESKAAMAQAQAKTDEATKYRRDAALAYARAEKQSLEASALRGEVEQAKRDAEVARAEATKAKEQAAKARSDAQLASTQAKSAKGEAEHSKRQAEAATSAAAQAKREAEAAKLAAVKATEEAKIAKAAAITKSYEQGVLTLASAPASGAAAAPRMASVPRPLVSSFGATAAPITQTSVSQTASKRRVYRGQTVNLNVKEAPIHDLLRLLADVGRVNMVVPDDISYKITVKMNKVPWDQALEVILSSKGLWYRREGNLMRIDERKKLDDEDRQEAERIAAAVAQEAPEPQILILNYADASGTKTRLESLLSPKGRIEIDDRTNSLVVTDIRAHRRRIESLARRLDTQTPQISIEARIVEARSSFSREFGIQWGGGRAVNQGLSVLGGAADDAPTLGLNTDVADPNYAVNLPAASNAGIGFTLPKVFGIDLSLRLSAAEENGIARVISAPKVTTINNSAASIAEGVQIPVQVVSASGTRRNSSRPS encoded by the coding sequence ATGCGCACATTAAATTCGCGAAGCACCGCAACACGGCGAATCGCCTGGCAAATCCTGGCGCTGGCATGGGGCTTGATGTTGCCGCTGGCGTCGGCTGTGGCCGACGTGCGCAACACAGTCGGCGCGCTCGCGGTGCAGGCGGGCGATACCCCGGCGGCGACGAAGGTCACCATCGGCGGCTCGCGCAGCGCCACCTTTAATGTGTATCGCCTCGAACGGCCCAATCGCGTCGTCATCGACGTCTCGGGCGCAACCTTGGCGGCGTCCGTGGGGGGCCAAGAACAGGCCACGACCCTGACGTCTTCAACGTGGGCGGTGAGCCAGGTTAGCGCACAACAACTTGCCGACAATGGCTCGCTGGTCCGCGTCGTTGTGACCATGGCGCGACCAGGCACCTACGATGTGAAGGCGGTCGGCAATGATATCCACGTCACCGTGACCTCGCGCGACGCGCCTCCAAAAGGCACGAGCGATGGCGCGGAAGTCGTCAAGGCCAAGGCTGCGGTCGCGCAGGCCCAGGCCGATACGGCCGTCGCCAAGCAAGAAGCCGAGACGGCGCGGGGCGAGGCCCAGGCGGCGAAGGCTGCCGCTGAGGCCGCCGTGAAACAATCCAAGGCCGAGCTCGCGCGCGCCGAAAAAGCCCTGAAGGCTAGCAAGACGACGGGCGCGTCCAAGCTGCAGCGCGATGACGCCGCCGTCGCCGTCGCCGAAGCCAAAGCCCAAAAAGATCGAGCCGACGCCGCGCTCGCCGAATCAAAGGCGGCGATGGCGCAGGCCCAGGCCAAGACCGATGAAGCCACCAAGTACCGTCGCGACGCCGCCCTGGCCTATGCCCGGGCGGAAAAGCAATCGCTCGAGGCATCTGCGCTGCGCGGCGAGGTCGAGCAGGCCAAGCGCGACGCCGAGGTTGCACGCGCCGAGGCGACGAAGGCCAAAGAACAAGCCGCCAAGGCACGCTCCGACGCCCAGCTTGCTTCGACGCAGGCCAAGTCCGCCAAGGGAGAGGCCGAGCATTCTAAGCGCCAAGCCGAGGCCGCCACGTCGGCCGCCGCGCAAGCCAAGCGCGAAGCCGAGGCGGCAAAATTGGCCGCCGTCAAAGCGACGGAAGAGGCGAAGATCGCCAAGGCCGCGGCCATCACGAAGAGCTATGAACAGGGCGTGCTCACGTTGGCCTCTGCGCCAGCGAGCGGTGCCGCCGCCGCGCCGCGCATGGCGAGCGTGCCTCGCCCATTGGTATCTAGCTTCGGCGCGACGGCCGCGCCGATCACGCAAACGTCAGTGTCACAAACCGCGAGCAAGCGACGCGTGTATCGCGGCCAAACGGTTAACCTTAACGTTAAGGAAGCGCCGATCCATGACTTGCTGCGGCTCTTGGCCGACGTCGGCCGCGTCAACATGGTGGTGCCAGACGACATCAGCTACAAGATCACCGTCAAGATGAACAAGGTGCCGTGGGACCAGGCGCTGGAGGTAATCTTGTCATCTAAGGGCCTTTGGTATCGCCGTGAGGGCAACCTGATGCGCATTGATGAGCGCAAGAAGCTCGACGATGAAGATCGCCAGGAGGCCGAGCGCATCGCCGCGGCGGTGGCGCAGGAAGCCCCCGAGCCACAAATTCTCATCCTCAACTACGCGGATGCCTCAGGAACAAAGACGCGGCTTGAATCATTGCTGTCACCTAAGGGCCGCATCGAGATCGATGATCGCACCAACTCGCTGGTGGTGACCGATATCAGGGCGCATCGCCGCCGCATCGAATCGCTGGCGCGACGGCTCGACACGCAAACGCCTCAGATCTCAATTGAGGCGCGAATCGTCGAAGCCCGCTCCAGCTTTTCACGAGAATTCGGCATTCAGTGGGGTGGCGGGCGCGCCGTCAACCAAGGCCTCTCGGTCCTCGGCGGCGCCGCCGACGACGCGCCGACGCTTGGTCTAAACACCGACGTCGCCGATCCCAACTACGCGGTCAATCTTCCCGCCGCGAGCAACGCCGGCATTGGCTTCACGCTGCCGAAGGTGTTTGGCATCGATCTCTCGCTGCGCCTCTCGGCGGCAGAAGAAAACGGTATCGCGCGCGTGATTTCAGCGCCGAAGGTAACGACGATAAACAACTCGGCCGCCTCCATCGCCGAAGGCGTGCAGATTCCGGTGCAGGTCGTCTCTGCCAGCGGCACCAGACGCAATTCGTCCCGGCCGAGCTAA
- a CDS encoding bifunctional shikimate kinase/3-dehydroquinate synthase: protein MAAGKSTVGPLAAAALGRRFLDLDDEIAARHGVVVAELVGKDEAAFRHLEAATLRALIAEAASAAASAPGAVIATGGGAACFADNMAVMRAAGLVVNLAVDVATAATRAAGSGQARPMLGDHAHASALHRARDHHYREAHASIATDELAPTEVARRLVEIAQQAEALGDLATTAFVATATTYPVVVGSQAWPLLAEAVRQAAGASGVYVGIDANVAMLHRVAIESHLRRQDGGAARMHEMLAGEASKSLAAYEQVTAAFLQGGVDRHAHLIAVGGGAASDALGFAAATIMRGVAWSVVPTTLLAMVDAAIGGKTALDTARGKNTLGAFWQPRGVWAGLDVLGTLPARERRSAFGELIKYALLDGESMWQLVDAHAAWAKVGGPVPTTLAEVIYRAARFKCHIVSVDERETKQTRVLLNLGHPLGHAIEHATPAMPHGEAVGLGLLAAARVSEALGLAPAELAPRIKGLLAACGLSHELTPHLTSQVLGYISSDKKRRGATLEFVAMRDVGDCTAVNLTISDFDRILRGLTN from the coding sequence ATGGCGGCGGGTAAGTCCACCGTTGGGCCGCTTGCCGCGGCCGCGTTGGGGCGTCGTTTTCTCGATCTCGACGACGAAATCGCCGCACGGCACGGCGTCGTTGTAGCCGAGCTGGTAGGCAAGGACGAGGCTGCCTTTCGCCACCTTGAGGCCGCCACCCTGCGCGCGTTGATCGCGGAGGCCGCCTCGGCAGCCGCCAGCGCGCCGGGTGCCGTCATTGCCACCGGGGGCGGCGCTGCGTGTTTTGCCGACAACATGGCCGTGATGCGCGCGGCGGGGCTCGTCGTCAATCTTGCCGTCGACGTCGCCACCGCCGCGACGCGCGCCGCGGGCTCGGGCCAGGCGAGGCCGATGCTTGGCGATCACGCCCACGCAAGCGCGTTGCACCGCGCGCGCGATCATCATTATCGCGAGGCTCATGCCAGCATAGCGACCGACGAGCTTGCGCCCACAGAGGTGGCTCGCCGGTTGGTCGAAATCGCTCAGCAAGCCGAGGCGCTTGGCGACCTGGCAACCACGGCGTTCGTTGCTACCGCAACGACGTATCCCGTCGTCGTGGGGTCGCAGGCGTGGCCGCTGCTCGCGGAGGCGGTGCGGCAAGCCGCCGGCGCCAGCGGGGTTTATGTCGGCATCGACGCCAATGTCGCCATGCTTCATCGCGTCGCCATTGAGTCGCACCTGCGGCGCCAGGACGGCGGCGCGGCCAGAATGCACGAAATGCTAGCCGGCGAGGCGAGCAAATCGCTGGCCGCCTATGAGCAAGTCACCGCTGCCTTTTTGCAGGGTGGCGTCGATCGTCACGCGCATCTCATCGCGGTAGGTGGCGGCGCGGCAAGCGATGCCCTGGGTTTTGCGGCGGCAACGATCATGCGTGGCGTCGCGTGGTCGGTCGTGCCGACGACGTTGCTGGCGATGGTTGATGCCGCGATTGGCGGCAAGACGGCGCTTGATACCGCGCGCGGCAAGAATACGCTCGGCGCCTTTTGGCAACCTCGCGGCGTGTGGGCTGGTCTTGACGTGCTCGGCACGCTGCCGGCGCGGGAGCGACGCAGCGCATTTGGCGAGCTGATCAAATACGCGCTGCTCGACGGCGAGTCAATGTGGCAGCTCGTGGACGCGCACGCGGCGTGGGCCAAGGTGGGCGGCCCCGTGCCGACAACGTTGGCCGAGGTCATCTACCGCGCGGCGCGGTTCAAGTGCCATATCGTAAGCGTCGATGAACGCGAGACGAAGCAAACCCGCGTGCTGCTCAACCTTGGACACCCCCTTGGCCATGCCATTGAGCACGCCACCCCTGCCATGCCGCATGGCGAGGCGGTGGGGCTCGGCCTGCTCGCCGCGGCGCGCGTGTCTGAGGCGCTCGGGTTGGCACCTGCCGAACTGGCGCCCCGGATCAAGGGTTTGCTCGCGGCGTGCGGGCTGTCACACGAACTCACGCCACACCTTACGTCCCAGGTGCTCGGGTATATAAGTAGCGACAAAAAGCGGCGCGGCGCGACGCTTGAATTTGTCGCGATGCGCGATGTGGGCGACTGTACGGCGGTCAACCTGACGATCAGCGACTTTGACCGGATTTTGCGCGGGCTCACCAACTAG
- a CDS encoding roadblock/LC7 domain-containing protein, translating to MFGKTLKHIVDNVEGGIGAVVMGVDGIAVESYTRQPTKGDVSTIGTEFSFIVSQVRKAAEALDVGECQDISVKAENLILVIRLINDQYYLATALAADGNFGKARFLMRMAAADVVAQL from the coding sequence ATGTTCGGCAAAACACTAAAACATATCGTCGACAACGTCGAAGGCGGCATCGGCGCGGTTGTGATGGGGGTTGATGGCATTGCCGTCGAGTCCTATACGCGTCAGCCAACCAAGGGTGATGTGTCGACCATCGGCACCGAGTTTTCTTTCATCGTCTCGCAGGTGCGCAAGGCCGCCGAGGCGCTCGACGTCGGCGAATGCCAAGACATCTCGGTCAAGGCGGAAAACCTGATCTTGGTGATTCGCTTGATCAACGATCAATACTACCTGGCGACCGCGCTCGCGGCGGACGGCAACTTTGGCAAGGCGCGCTTTCTCATGCGCATGGCCGCGGCTGACGTCGTCGCGCAACTCTGA
- the aroQ gene encoding type II 3-dehydroquinate dehydratase has product MAKARTRFVVLHGPNLATLGTREPAIYGTTTLAQINAALATRAKALGVAVACAQSNHEGVLIDRIHAARRSGASGLLINLGALSHTSIALRDAIVAAALPTVEVHLSNLHARESFRHASVTGAVCAGVIGGFGARSYTLGLQALYEIVSQPTTPPRTAKGA; this is encoded by the coding sequence ATGGCCAAGGCCCGCACGCGATTCGTAGTGCTGCACGGCCCCAATTTGGCGACGCTCGGCACCCGCGAGCCGGCGATTTACGGCACGACGACGCTCGCCCAGATCAATGCCGCCCTGGCCACGCGCGCCAAGGCGCTGGGCGTGGCCGTCGCGTGCGCGCAGAGCAACCACGAAGGCGTGCTCATCGATCGCATCCACGCGGCGCGGCGCAGCGGCGCGAGCGGCTTGCTCATTAACCTAGGGGCGCTGAGTCACACCTCAATCGCCTTGCGCGACGCCATCGTCGCCGCGGCGTTGCCTACGGTCGAGGTGCATTTGTCAAACCTCCACGCGCGCGAGTCGTTCCGCCACGCCTCCGTCACCGGCGCGGTCTGCGCGGGCGTGATTGGCGGATTTGGCGCGCGGAGCTACACGCTTGGCTTGCAGGCGCTTTACGAAATCGTATCGCAGCCCACGACGCCGCCGCGCACTGCCAAAGGTGCGTAG
- the accB gene encoding acetyl-CoA carboxylase biotin carboxyl carrier protein, whose amino-acid sequence MPPGADALLAFAERLAVLAERQGLSEASVDAPFGKVSLRRGAGEQVQIVARPPDRGSELRPQASAPTAPVVAESPSGHVVTSPFVGTFYRRPNPDAANYVEVGTRVEAGRALCIIEAMKLMNEIEADIAGTVEAVLVDDGAAVEYGQPLFRLAPAS is encoded by the coding sequence ATGCCACCCGGTGCTGATGCGCTCTTGGCGTTTGCCGAACGCCTCGCGGTCTTGGCCGAGCGCCAAGGCCTCAGCGAAGCCAGCGTCGACGCGCCCTTTGGCAAGGTCTCGTTGCGACGTGGCGCGGGCGAGCAAGTTCAGATTGTCGCGCGGCCGCCGGATCGCGGCAGTGAGTTACGTCCGCAAGCCAGCGCGCCGACGGCACCCGTGGTGGCCGAGTCACCAAGCGGTCACGTCGTGACGTCACCGTTTGTCGGCACCTTCTACCGCCGCCCCAACCCAGATGCCGCCAACTATGTCGAGGTTGGCACGCGCGTCGAGGCGGGCCGTGCGCTCTGCATCATTGAGGCGATGAAGCTCATGAACGAGATCGAGGCCGATATCGCGGGCACCGTCGAGGCCGTGCTCGTCGATGACGGCGCGGCGGTCGAGTACGGTCAACCCCTATTTCGTCTGGCTCCGGCGAGTTAG
- a CDS encoding acetyl-CoA carboxylase biotin carboxylase subunit gives MFRKVLIANRGEIALRVIRAAREMGLQSVAVYSTADAESLHVKFADQAVCIGPAPAKASYLNIPAIISAAEITGADAVHPGYGFLSEDPHFADVAGRCGLTWIGPSSQAIAQMGDKVAARAAMAAAGVPVLPGTDVLSSEAEVLAAIDEIGLPVIMKAAAGGGGRGMKIVRERAAAVGQWQTARTEAQAAFGDGSVYLERYLERPRHIEVQIIADTHGQVMVLGDRDCSTQRRHQKVIEEAPGIDIAPQVKASLFAASRRAAEAIGYVNAGTLEFLLDGDGSFYFMEMNTRLQVEHPVTEMVFGIDLVREQLAVAGGERLTLPQRAAMSQDPEDHLTPRGHAIEFRINAEDPETFAPWPGRITGLHFPGGLGVRIDTHVYQSYVVPPNYDSLLAKVIVHDHTRAAAVARAKRALAEVVIEGIRTNVPFLRELVECPEFVAGGFDTGLVGRVLARKKRGLR, from the coding sequence ATGTTTCGCAAAGTGCTCATCGCAAACCGCGGCGAAATTGCCTTGCGCGTGATCCGCGCCGCGCGCGAAATGGGCCTGCAATCCGTTGCGGTTTATTCGACCGCGGACGCGGAATCGTTGCATGTAAAGTTTGCCGACCAAGCGGTGTGCATTGGGCCCGCGCCCGCCAAGGCTAGCTATCTCAACATTCCCGCGATCATCAGCGCCGCGGAGATTACCGGCGCCGATGCGGTTCATCCTGGCTACGGCTTTTTGTCCGAGGATCCACATTTCGCCGATGTCGCGGGGCGCTGCGGCCTGACGTGGATCGGGCCGTCCTCGCAAGCGATCGCGCAGATGGGTGACAAGGTGGCGGCGCGCGCGGCCATGGCCGCCGCGGGCGTGCCAGTGCTCCCGGGCACCGACGTGCTTAGCAGCGAGGCCGAGGTGCTCGCCGCGATCGACGAGATCGGACTGCCGGTGATCATGAAGGCCGCGGCCGGCGGCGGCGGGCGCGGCATGAAGATTGTGCGCGAACGGGCGGCCGCGGTGGGCCAGTGGCAGACCGCGCGCACCGAGGCGCAGGCGGCATTTGGCGACGGCTCCGTGTATCTCGAGCGCTACCTTGAGCGGCCGCGGCACATCGAGGTTCAAATCATTGCCGATACGCACGGCCAGGTCATGGTGCTCGGCGATCGCGATTGTTCGACGCAACGACGCCACCAGAAAGTGATCGAAGAGGCCCCTGGCATCGACATCGCGCCGCAGGTCAAGGCCTCGCTGTTTGCGGCCTCGCGTCGCGCGGCGGAGGCCATTGGCTACGTCAACGCAGGCACGCTCGAGTTTTTGCTCGACGGCGACGGCAGCTTTTATTTCATGGAGATGAACACCCGGTTGCAGGTCGAGCATCCGGTGACGGAGATGGTGTTTGGCATTGATCTCGTCCGCGAGCAGCTGGCGGTTGCGGGCGGGGAACGCCTCACGCTGCCGCAGCGAGCCGCCATGTCACAAGACCCCGAAGACCACCTAACCCCGCGCGGTCATGCGATCGAATTTCGCATCAACGCCGAGGATCCCGAGACCTTTGCGCCATGGCCGGGACGCATTACGGGGCTGCATTTTCCAGGTGGGCTGGGTGTACGCATAGACACACATGTCTATCAGAGCTACGTGGTGCCGCCCAATTACGATTCCCTGCTAGCGAAGGTTATCGTTCATGACCATACACGCGCCGCCGCGGTGGCCCGCGCCAAGCGGGCGCTCGCCGAAGTCGTCATCGAAGGAATTCGCACGAATGTGCCATTTCTGCGCGAGCTGGTCGAATGTCCCGAGTTTGTCGCGGGCGGTTTTGACACTGGCCTCGTCGGCCGCGTGCTGGCGCGCAAAAAGCGCGGGCTTCGGTAA